Proteins from one Camelina sativa cultivar DH55 chromosome 8, Cs, whole genome shotgun sequence genomic window:
- the LOC104706239 gene encoding defensin-like protein 49: MGITKALVIFLHIVILAVSLSNHVVFTSGAEIEKFTYDHCYHLCVQGEYGSRECFVDCTEKGFYKGDCVSRTPTDPIRCCCNDHYTTN, from the exons ATGGGTATCACAAAAGCTCTTGTGATCTTTCTTCACATTGTCATATTAGCAGTTTCGCTCTCCAACCATGTGGTTTTTACCTCAG GTGCAGAGATTGAAAAATTCACATATGATCATTGCTACCATTTGTGTGTGCAAGGAGAATATGGATCGCGTGAATGCTTTGTGGACTGTACTGAAAAAGGATTTTATAAAGGAGATTGTGTAAGCCGAACTCCCACAGATCCTATTAGATGTTGTTGCAATGACCACTACACTACTAACtaa